In the Thermococcus sp. MAR1 genome, one interval contains:
- a CDS encoding ATP pyrophosphatase: MSHEEGIAFFSGGKDGLYAVHLAERKGIKVPYLLTLKTTIGISPHRENLGALETLAGAMGKELLTFDMGEGSEALAEFIGSLGVDYLIAGDVLLEDHLRWVERLAREASVTPFEPLWERDTGELAVEMLEAGFEYAMIAVNKEKLDREWLGYTFRSVRDLELFLDSNPSVDPIGEMGEFHTVILRAPLFQERFVLEVFSTEESERYYWVRFRLVRE, from the coding sequence ATGTCTCACGAGGAGGGAATTGCATTCTTTTCCGGTGGAAAGGACGGGCTTTACGCGGTCCATCTTGCGGAGAGAAAAGGGATTAAAGTCCCCTATCTGCTCACGCTGAAAACCACAATAGGCATTTCACCCCACCGGGAAAATCTCGGAGCTTTAGAAACACTCGCCGGAGCAATGGGAAAGGAACTGCTCACCTTCGACATGGGGGAGGGAAGCGAAGCTTTGGCGGAGTTCATAGGCTCCCTCGGTGTTGATTACCTCATAGCGGGAGACGTTCTGCTTGAGGATCACCTGAGATGGGTTGAGCGTCTCGCCCGTGAGGCCAGTGTGACTCCATTTGAACCCCTCTGGGAACGGGACACGGGGGAGCTCGCCGTTGAAATGCTTGAGGCTGGCTTTGAATACGCGATGATTGCGGTCAACAAGGAGAAGCTCGACAGAGAGTGGCTTGGCTACACCTTCCGCTCGGTTAGGGATTTAGAGCTTTTCCTCGATTCAAATCCCAGCGTTGACCCGATTGGAGAGATGGGAGAGTTCCACACGGTCATTTTGAGAGCTCCTCTCTTCCAGGAACGCTTTGTCCTTGAGGTGTTCTCAACTGAGGAAAGCGAGAGGTATTACTGGGTCAGGTTCAGGCTGGTGAGAGAATGA
- a CDS encoding uracil-DNA glycosylase family protein, producing the protein MLLPFENLKKVGGVYTNPANLKVIPLALRDWRDFLSLDEKTYGVYARTIYNPMERFLVVNGEDERKARELEGLYRELLKDPLWFCREEYYRYQLRVGEFDGLPFANGWAGSGVVLVGEAPGRKGCGKTGICFYRDASGMLLRKTLFTLGINPDFLYITNVVKCNPPDNRLKGFGKGELELLARELEVVMPRAIFAVGRTAEKALKRLGFEFRYLKHPAWYVRRGIREPNEEMLEEYSAIGEVFGEWRF; encoded by the coding sequence ATGCTCCTGCCGTTTGAGAACCTCAAAAAGGTCGGTGGGGTCTACACAAACCCTGCCAATCTTAAAGTAATTCCGTTAGCCCTCCGCGACTGGAGGGATTTCCTGAGCTTGGACGAGAAGACCTACGGGGTCTACGCGAGGACGATATACAACCCGATGGAGAGATTCCTCGTCGTGAACGGGGAAGACGAGAGAAAAGCCCGGGAGCTGGAAGGCCTCTACCGCGAGCTCCTCAAAGACCCCCTATGGTTCTGCCGCGAGGAGTACTACCGCTATCAGCTCAGGGTGGGCGAGTTTGATGGCCTTCCCTTCGCCAACGGCTGGGCCGGTTCGGGGGTTGTCCTCGTTGGAGAGGCACCGGGAAGGAAGGGCTGCGGAAAGACCGGGATATGCTTCTACCGCGACGCCTCGGGCATGTTGCTTAGGAAGACGCTCTTCACTCTGGGCATCAACCCGGACTTTCTTTACATCACCAACGTCGTCAAGTGCAACCCGCCCGATAACAGGCTGAAAGGCTTCGGCAAGGGTGAGCTTGAGCTACTCGCGAGGGAACTTGAAGTAGTGATGCCAAGGGCCATTTTCGCGGTCGGCAGAACGGCTGAGAAAGCGCTGAAACGGCTCGGCTTTGAGTTCAGGTACCTCAAACACCCGGCATGGTACGTGCGGCGCGGAATCAGAGAGCCGAACGAGGAGATGCTGGAGGAGTATTCTGCAATAGGGGAGGTTTTCGGAGAATGGAGGTTCTGA